CGCAGGGCGTCGGCTCCGGCCGGCGCGCCCAAGGGCGAGGCCGCCCCGAAGGAGACCGCCAAGGCGGAGGCTCCCAAGGTGGAGGCCCCGCAGTTCGAGGCCGAGCCCGTCGTGGCCGAGCCGGTCGTGGCGGAGCCCGCCGCGGTCGAGGACGCCGCTCCCAAGGGCCGTACGCGCCGTCGGGCGACCCGTAAGGCGACGGCCCCGGCCGGTTCGCCGAACGCCGCCGCCGAGGCCGAGGTGACCGTCACGGCGCCCGCCAAGCCCGAGCCGGAGCCCGCCGTGGCCGAGGAGAAGGCCGAGCCCAAGGCCGCTGAGGCCGAGGCGCCCGCCGAGAGCGCGGCTCCGGCCCGCCCGCGTCGCCGCGCCGTCCGCAAGGCCACCGCGCCGACCGCGTCCGAGGAGACGGCCCTGATGGTCGTCCCGTCGGCCACGGAGGCGCAGGCCGAGCCGGAGCAGGCCGAGTCCGAGGCCGCCGAAGAGGCGCCCGCCGCCAAGAAGGCGGCCCGTAAGACGGCCAAGAAGGCGACGGCGAAGAAGGCCGCCACCAAGAAGACCGCGGCCAAGAAGACGGCCGCGAAGAAGACGACGGCCAAGAAGGCGGCGACCAAGACCGCCGCCAAGAAGGCGACCGCCAAGAAGACCGTGGCGGCCGAGCAGCAGGCTCAGCCGTCCGTCTCCGCCGCGGCCGACGAGGCCTGAGCAACGCGGTAGATCCGGATCCGACGCCCCCGTTCCGCACGTGCGGAACGGGGGCGTCGGCCTGTCACGGATCACGTCACACCACTGAGCCGCACCCTGCCTCTTGGAGGCCGGCCAACTACCTGTAAAACTCATGGAGTCGCACGAGTGAACAAGAACGATCACGCGACCGCGCGTTGGGGAGAACACGCGGCCCGTGAAACAGGGGAGGGGTAGCAATGGCGCACGCGCGCCTGAGAGGCACGGGCCGTCACCGTGCCGTGAAGCCGGTCAAGGGCGGCAGACAGGCCGTGGCAATCGCCACGGTTCTCTCGGCGGCCGGGATCCAGGCCACCGCGTCCGTGGGGACCGCCGCCGCGGACACCCCCACGTGGACCGAGGGGCCGATCTTCAACGACCCGCACGGCACCACGGACCAGCAGTACGCGATCCGCACCAGGCTGATCCAGCTGACGAACGCGGCGCTGCCCGGTTCGGTGATCAAGGTCGCGGTCTACCACGTGTGGGAGCAGTCGGTCGTCGACGCGCTCGTCGCGGCCAAGAACCGCGGCGTCAACGTGCAGATACTGCTCGACGAGTCCAGCGTCAGCGACCGCCCCACCAACACGTCGTACGCCTCGCTGAAGGCCGCCCTGGGCACCAGCAGGACGAGCCCGTCCTTCGTGACGCTCTGCCCGGCGCACAAGTCCTGCCTGGGCGACCCCAAGTACGGCCAGTCGATCATGCACAACAAGTTCTGGCTGTTCTCCGCGGTCGAGGGCGCCACGAACGTCGTCGTGCAGACCACGTCGAACTCGACGCCGTCGGCGCACACGAAGTTCTACAACGACGCGCTGATGCTGCCGAACAACGGCGTGATGTACGAGGCGTACTCGGACTACTTCACGGACATGACCGGCAAGAGCTGGTCGACGTGGGACTACCGCACCGTCAGCAGCGGCCTGTACAAGGCGTACTTCTTCCCGCGGGCCGGCACGGTCAACGAGTCCGACACGATGTACTCGGTCCTCAACAACGTCGCGTGCTCCTACAAGGACCCGGTGACCGGCGCCGCGAAGAAGACCGTCATCCGGGCCGCGATCTTCAAGGTCACCCGCAAGCAGATCGCCGACAAGCTGGTCTCGCTGAAGAAGCAGGGCTGCTCCGTCAGCCTCATGTACGCGGAGACCGACAGCGCCAAGAGCCTGGGCGGCCCCAAGGGGACGTGGGAGGGTCTGCACGCCACGGGCGGGCCCTCGCTGCGCTGCCTCAACGACGACCGGGACCCGCTGAACCCCGGCAAGAAGCTCACGACGCCGTACATCATCCACTCGAAGTACCTGCTGGTGGACGGCATGTACGACGGCAAGCGGAACAAGATCACCTTCACCGGGTCGCAGAACTACACGGGCCCCGCGCTGCGCGAGAACGACGAGGCGATCGTCAAGGTCGACGACGACTCCGTGCACGACGCCTACCGCGACCACTTCAACCGCGTGTGGAACGTCGCCTGGCCCGGCACGGCCGACGCCACGGACCTGTGCAAGGGCGTGAAGCCGCTGCCGCAGGACGGTGAGAAGCCGCCCGCGTAGCCCGCGCGCACGCGGCGGAAGGGGGCTGGTTTGACCCTTTCGGCGGGTGACCCGTAACCTTGACCGTCGGCGTCTGTTGAGCGCCGCACCCCTGAGCACCTCACCTCCCGGTCCGCCGGGGGAGGCCGCTCGTCCAATCCGGAACATCATGAGCCCTCGGGCACGTGTGAGCGGCTGGCTTCAGGGGTTTCGTTCCGAGCGAAAGAGAGATCCGCGTGTACGCCATCGTGCGCAGCGGTGGTCGCCAGCACAAGGTTGCTGTCGACGACATCGTTGAGGTTGACAAGATTTCCACTGCCAAGGTTGGCGACACCGTAGAGCTCTCTACGCTGCTCGTTGTCGACGGCGACGCTGTGACCAGCGACCCGTGGGTGCTGGCCGGCATCAAGGTGCAGGCCGAGGTCGTTGACCACCACAAGGGTGCCAAGATCGACATCCTTCGGTACAAGAACAAGACCGGCTACCGCCGTCGTCAGGGTCACCGTCAGCAGTACACGGCGATCAAGATCACCGGCATCCCCGCGGCTGCGAAGTAAGGGACTGAGACAAGATGGCACACAAGAAGGGCGCATCGTCCACTCGGAACGGGCGCGATTCCAATGCTCAGCGGCTCGGTGTGAAGCGCTTCGGCGGTCAGACCGTCAACGCCGGTGAGATCCTGGTCCGCCAGCGCGGCACCCACTTCCACCCCGGCACGGGCGTCGGTCGCGGTGGCGACGACACCCTGTTCGCGCTGAACGCCGGTGCGGTGGAGTTCGGTACGCACCGCGGCCGCAAGGTCGTGAACATCGTTCCGGTCGCCTGAAACCCCTAGTTCCTAGGACTCAGGCTCCGTAGAGCGTTTTCGCGAGGGCGGACCTTGCTTGCCCGGCCAGAAGCTTCGGCTTCCGGATCGGGAAGCAGGTCCGCCCTTCGTGTGTTTCCAATAAACGCAGAGCAAAGACATTTCGCACTCCTCCGGCCTTTCGCCGGGGGAACCCCCAGGAGGCACTGAACCATGACCACCTTCGTGGACCGCGTCGAACTGCATGTCGCCGCGGGTAGCGGAGGCCACGGCTGTGCCT
The DNA window shown above is from Streptomyces sp. NBC_01445 and carries:
- a CDS encoding phospholipase D-like domain-containing protein, which gives rise to MAHARLRGTGRHRAVKPVKGGRQAVAIATVLSAAGIQATASVGTAAADTPTWTEGPIFNDPHGTTDQQYAIRTRLIQLTNAALPGSVIKVAVYHVWEQSVVDALVAAKNRGVNVQILLDESSVSDRPTNTSYASLKAALGTSRTSPSFVTLCPAHKSCLGDPKYGQSIMHNKFWLFSAVEGATNVVVQTTSNSTPSAHTKFYNDALMLPNNGVMYEAYSDYFTDMTGKSWSTWDYRTVSSGLYKAYFFPRAGTVNESDTMYSVLNNVACSYKDPVTGAAKKTVIRAAIFKVTRKQIADKLVSLKKQGCSVSLMYAETDSAKSLGGPKGTWEGLHATGGPSLRCLNDDRDPLNPGKKLTTPYIIHSKYLLVDGMYDGKRNKITFTGSQNYTGPALRENDEAIVKVDDDSVHDAYRDHFNRVWNVAWPGTADATDLCKGVKPLPQDGEKPPA
- the rplU gene encoding 50S ribosomal protein L21 — its product is MYAIVRSGGRQHKVAVDDIVEVDKISTAKVGDTVELSTLLVVDGDAVTSDPWVLAGIKVQAEVVDHHKGAKIDILRYKNKTGYRRRQGHRQQYTAIKITGIPAAAK
- the rpmA gene encoding 50S ribosomal protein L27, producing MAHKKGASSTRNGRDSNAQRLGVKRFGGQTVNAGEILVRQRGTHFHPGTGVGRGGDDTLFALNAGAVEFGTHRGRKVVNIVPVA